In Rhodothermales bacterium, a single window of DNA contains:
- the gatB gene encoding Asp-tRNA(Asn)/Glu-tRNA(Gln) amidotransferase subunit GatB, translated as MKESSVQSYEPVIGLEVHCQLATNAKTFSPESAAYGAEPNTNVDPVSLGHPGTLPVLNERVLDFTIRMGLATHCSIRPRSTFARKHYFYPDLPKGYQISQYEDPICHDGWLDVEVELGAERSQRRIGITRIHLEEDAGKSIHDQSPQATLLDFNRCGVPLIEIVTEPDLRSPREAAVFLQSVRQIVRYLGICDGNMEEGSLRCDANVSVRPAGQDVLGTKTEVKNMNSFRNVENALQFEIERQAGILRSGERVVQETRLWDADAGATRSMRSKEEAHDYRYFPDPDLVPVVVTDEMLQAARMSLPDLPDARRTRLVRSLGLPEYDAGILTEERELADYFDEVYGAVISAEVADESTVAKQVSNFLMSDVLRVVNEKGITMKAFPIDAVRLARLIELRIEDRISSTGASELFDLMLEQPDDPIRIAEARNLLQVSDEDALLPVVHRALDDNPSQVDQFLGGKEGVMGFLIGQVMRTFDGSPDPRRVRELLASELERRRNR; from the coding sequence ATGAAGGAAAGCAGCGTTCAATCATACGAGCCCGTAATCGGACTCGAGGTTCACTGCCAGCTCGCGACGAATGCGAAGACATTCAGTCCGGAGTCGGCCGCGTACGGCGCCGAGCCGAATACGAACGTCGACCCGGTGAGTCTTGGCCACCCGGGAACGCTTCCGGTTCTCAACGAGCGTGTGCTCGACTTCACGATCCGGATGGGCCTTGCCACGCATTGCTCTATTCGGCCGCGCTCGACATTCGCGCGCAAGCACTACTTCTATCCGGATCTCCCGAAAGGGTATCAGATCTCACAGTACGAAGATCCGATCTGCCATGATGGATGGTTGGACGTCGAAGTCGAATTAGGTGCAGAACGGTCGCAGCGTCGGATCGGTATCACGAGAATCCACCTCGAGGAGGACGCGGGGAAATCGATCCACGACCAGAGCCCCCAGGCTACACTTCTCGATTTCAATCGATGTGGAGTTCCACTGATCGAGATCGTCACTGAGCCTGATCTGCGATCGCCCCGGGAAGCGGCCGTGTTTCTTCAGAGTGTTCGTCAGATTGTGCGCTATCTCGGAATCTGCGACGGGAATATGGAGGAGGGTTCGCTGAGATGCGACGCGAATGTATCCGTCCGGCCCGCGGGGCAAGATGTGCTGGGCACGAAGACGGAAGTGAAGAACATGAACTCGTTCAGGAATGTGGAGAACGCGCTCCAGTTCGAGATAGAACGGCAGGCGGGGATTCTGCGGTCGGGTGAGCGGGTCGTGCAGGAGACCCGACTATGGGACGCCGATGCCGGAGCCACGCGATCCATGCGATCGAAAGAGGAGGCTCACGACTATCGCTATTTCCCGGATCCGGATCTGGTGCCTGTTGTGGTCACTGACGAGATGCTTCAGGCCGCGCGGATGTCGCTACCCGATCTTCCGGATGCCAGAAGAACACGCCTGGTTCGTTCACTCGGATTGCCGGAGTACGACGCCGGTATCCTTACCGAGGAGCGCGAGCTGGCGGACTATTTTGACGAAGTGTATGGAGCGGTGATATCGGCGGAGGTTGCAGACGAGAGTACCGTCGCGAAGCAGGTGTCGAACTTCTTGATGTCTGATGTGCTTCGCGTAGTGAACGAGAAGGGAATTACGATGAAAGCCTTTCCCATCGACGCGGTCCGTCTCGCTCGGCTCATTGAACTTCGAATCGAGGATCGAATCAGCTCGACGGGGGCTTCGGAGCTCTTCGATTTGATGCTGGAGCAACCCGACGATCCGATCCGGATTGCCGAGGCGCGCAACCTGTTGCAGGTCTCCGACGAGGACGCGCTGCTGCCGGTCGTTCACAGAGCTCTGGACGATAATCCATCCCAGGTCGACCAGTTCCTTGGAGGCAAGGAAGGCGTCATGGGCTTTTTGATTGGCCAGGTGATGCGAACGTTCGACGGATCACCGGATCC
- the bcp gene encoding thioredoxin-dependent thiol peroxidase, giving the protein MAKEFTTPEAGQKAPMFKGTTQDGNQVKLSDYRGRKLALYFYPKDNTSGCTKQACNLRDGYRDLLDAGVAVVGVSIDDRKSHESFASRYELPFPLIADVDKKVVNAYGVYGERSLYGRKFMGTKRHTFLIDEKGIIIHVFKRPKVGDHAAEILKKFSAA; this is encoded by the coding sequence ATGGCTAAAGAATTCACGACGCCCGAGGCAGGACAGAAGGCGCCGATGTTCAAGGGTACCACGCAGGATGGTAACCAGGTGAAATTGTCAGACTATCGAGGTCGCAAGCTGGCACTCTATTTCTATCCCAAAGACAACACGTCGGGATGCACCAAACAGGCCTGCAATCTTCGCGATGGCTATCGCGATCTTCTGGACGCGGGCGTTGCGGTGGTCGGTGTTTCGATCGACGATCGCAAGTCTCACGAGAGCTTTGCAAGCCGGTACGAGCTACCGTTTCCGCTTATCGCCGACGTTGACAAGAAAGTCGTCAACGCGTACGGGGTGTACGGTGAACGTTCCCTCTACGGTCGCAAGTTCATGGGGACGAAGCGGCACACGTTTCTGATCGATGAAAAGGGCATCATCATACACGTCTTCAAACGCCCGAAGGTCGGCGACCATGCAGCCGAGATACTCAAGAAGTTTTCTGCAGCCTGA
- a CDS encoding dehydrogenase — protein MTAERRTTTDIDLRTTFESLYLPRLIEEKMLRMIRQGRISKWFSGFGQEAIAVGVTMSLRDDDYILPMHRNLGVWTTREVPLRRLFAQLLGRDGGFTKGRDRTFHFGLQHKRIIGMISHVGAMVPVACGLGVASKYRKEGFVAACFIGEGSSREGDFHEALNLAAAWSLPVLFVIENNGYGLSTPTAEAMAVADLAAAAAGYGMAGESVDGNDILAVCDAVRRAADRAREGNGPTLLEMKTFRMRGHEEASGTKYVPPSLIEDWSKKDPVDRLRSLVLAEGILTEDEIEILRRTMESRIDQAVEFALSQELVTSDAETERADVYAASRVVPGPRNSSASEMRFIDAVSNGLREAMASDDDVVMLGQDIAEYGGVFKVTAGFLEQFGYERVLNTPIIESGAVGATMGMAIRDLKPVLEIQYADFISCGFNQIVNNLATTHFRWGQALNVTIRAPYGGNIGAGPFHSQCVEAWFCHVPGLKVVIPSTPADAKGLLISAIFDPNPVLFFEHKHLYRSVRGSVPNGFYGTELGRAHVVRQGTDATVVTYGLGVHWALEEAAELASQGVEVEVIDLRTLIPWDAEAVINSVRKTGRMLILHEAPLTGGFGGEISSRISEAAFEYLDAPPMRIGAEDTPIPFSPNLEKEVYSARIKLAAGLRTLIKY, from the coding sequence ATGACGGCAGAGCGTCGGACGACTACCGATATCGATCTGAGGACGACCTTTGAGTCGCTCTACTTGCCGCGTCTTATCGAGGAGAAGATGCTGCGGATGATTCGGCAGGGCCGCATCTCGAAATGGTTTAGTGGCTTTGGTCAGGAGGCCATTGCTGTGGGAGTGACCATGTCGCTCCGAGATGACGACTACATCCTTCCGATGCACCGAAATCTGGGTGTGTGGACGACGAGGGAAGTTCCGTTACGTCGTTTATTCGCCCAGCTGTTGGGACGCGACGGCGGGTTTACCAAGGGCCGAGATCGCACATTTCATTTTGGTCTCCAGCACAAGCGCATCATTGGAATGATCTCGCACGTTGGTGCGATGGTACCGGTGGCCTGTGGTCTGGGCGTCGCATCCAAATATCGGAAGGAAGGCTTTGTCGCAGCGTGCTTCATCGGAGAGGGATCGTCTCGCGAGGGAGACTTTCACGAAGCGTTGAACCTCGCGGCCGCCTGGAGTCTTCCCGTGCTGTTCGTCATCGAGAATAACGGCTACGGTCTCTCCACGCCCACCGCCGAGGCGATGGCGGTAGCCGACCTCGCAGCAGCGGCCGCCGGATACGGAATGGCGGGCGAATCCGTGGATGGCAACGACATCCTCGCGGTGTGTGATGCGGTGCGCCGTGCGGCAGATCGGGCTCGCGAGGGCAACGGACCGACGCTGCTGGAGATGAAGACGTTCAGAATGAGGGGTCACGAAGAGGCGTCGGGCACGAAGTACGTTCCGCCCTCGTTGATAGAGGACTGGAGCAAGAAGGATCCCGTCGATCGACTGCGATCTCTTGTTCTGGCAGAGGGGATTCTCACGGAAGATGAGATCGAAATTCTTCGACGCACGATGGAGTCTCGTATCGATCAGGCTGTCGAGTTCGCGCTCAGCCAGGAGCTGGTTACCAGCGACGCGGAGACGGAACGTGCCGACGTGTACGCTGCCAGCAGGGTCGTTCCGGGACCACGCAATTCGTCTGCATCCGAAATGCGATTCATCGACGCGGTATCGAACGGGCTTCGCGAAGCCATGGCGTCTGACGACGACGTCGTGATGCTGGGACAGGACATTGCCGAGTATGGCGGGGTGTTCAAAGTGACGGCAGGCTTTCTGGAGCAGTTCGGGTACGAACGCGTGCTCAATACGCCGATTATTGAGAGCGGAGCCGTCGGCGCCACGATGGGGATGGCCATCCGTGACCTGAAGCCGGTTCTTGAGATCCAGTACGCGGATTTCATTTCGTGCGGGTTCAATCAGATCGTCAACAACCTGGCTACAACTCATTTCCGATGGGGACAGGCGCTGAACGTGACGATTCGCGCTCCCTACGGTGGCAACATCGGTGCGGGACCATTCCATTCGCAATGCGTCGAGGCCTGGTTCTGTCACGTCCCCGGATTGAAGGTCGTGATCCCGTCGACTCCCGCCGATGCAAAAGGGCTGTTGATCTCTGCGATCTTTGATCCCAACCCCGTGCTGTTCTTCGAGCACAAGCACCTGTATCGATCCGTTAGAGGGTCCGTGCCGAATGGATTTTATGGTACCGAACTGGGCCGGGCGCACGTCGTACGGCAAGGAACCGACGCCACCGTCGTGACCTACGGCCTGGGAGTACACTGGGCACTCGAGGAGGCCGCTGAACTGGCATCGCAGGGCGTTGAGGTGGAGGTAATTGACCTTAGGACACTCATCCCGTGGGACGCGGAAGCTGTGATCAATTCTGTCCGGAAGACGGGAAGAATGCTGATACTCCACGAGGCACCGCTGACGGGGGGATTTGGTGGGGAGATTTCCTCGCGTATCTCCGAAGCGGCGTTCGAGTACCTGGATGCACCTCCGATGCGCATCGGAGCGGAAGACACGCCCATCCCGTTCTCGCCGAATCTGGAGAAGGAGGTCTACTCGGCGAGAATCAAACTGGCCGCGGGTCTCCGAACGCTGATCAAATACTAG